One genomic window of Undibacterium cyanobacteriorum includes the following:
- the sdhA gene encoding succinate dehydrogenase flavoprotein subunit, with amino-acid sequence MTSTNFAIKSAIPSRRFDAVIVGAGGSGMRASLQLAEAGLNVAVLSKVFPTRSHTVAAQGGIGASLGNMSEDNWFWHMFDTVKGGDYLGDQDAIEFMCREAPKVVYELEHFGMPFDRNADGTIYQRPFGGHTANFGEKPVQRACAAADRTGHALLHTLYQRNVRARTHFFVEWMAIDLIRDADGDVLGVVALEMETGEVMMLEAKTTIFATGGAGRIFAASTNAFINTGDGMGMAARAGLPLQDMEFWQFHPTGVSGAGVLITEGVRGEGGILINSQGERFMERYAPTLKDLAPRDFVSRSMDQEIKEGRGCGPNKDHVLLDLRHIGADTIQKRLPSILEIGHKFANVDATKEPIPVVPTIHYQMGGIPTNIHGQVVTTKDGVNTVVNGLYAIGECACVSVHGANRLGTNSLLDLIVFGRAAGNHVVASNLKARSNKDLPKDAADLALSRLNKLETSTGSERVQDVANAIRSTMQQYCGVFRTDELLATGVQKIMELDERRKHVSFKDKSKVFNTARVEALELDNLIETAKATITSANARKESRGAHAHRDYEKRDDQNWMKHTLWYSEGNRLDYKPVVTKPLTVETFQPKARTF; translated from the coding sequence GTGACTTCAACAAATTTCGCAATTAAATCTGCAATCCCTTCGCGTCGTTTTGATGCGGTGATTGTTGGTGCAGGTGGCTCCGGCATGCGCGCTTCCTTGCAGTTGGCAGAAGCAGGTTTGAACGTTGCTGTTCTCTCCAAAGTTTTTCCAACGCGTTCACACACGGTAGCGGCACAAGGTGGTATCGGTGCTTCTCTGGGTAACATGTCTGAAGATAATTGGTTCTGGCACATGTTTGACACCGTCAAAGGTGGCGACTATTTGGGTGACCAAGACGCGATTGAATTTATGTGCCGCGAAGCTCCAAAAGTTGTGTACGAGCTTGAGCACTTTGGTATGCCGTTTGATCGTAATGCTGATGGTACGATTTACCAACGTCCTTTCGGTGGTCACACAGCGAATTTCGGTGAAAAACCAGTGCAACGTGCTTGTGCTGCGGCTGACCGTACGGGTCACGCTTTGTTGCACACTCTGTATCAGCGCAATGTTCGCGCTCGCACCCATTTCTTCGTCGAATGGATGGCGATTGATTTGATTCGCGATGCGGACGGCGATGTTTTGGGTGTGGTCGCACTCGAAATGGAAACCGGTGAAGTGATGATGTTGGAAGCGAAGACAACCATCTTCGCAACTGGTGGTGCTGGTCGTATTTTTGCTGCATCAACCAATGCTTTCATCAACACAGGTGACGGCATGGGGATGGCTGCGCGTGCAGGCTTGCCTTTGCAAGATATGGAATTCTGGCAATTCCACCCAACCGGTGTGTCCGGTGCAGGTGTTTTGATCACCGAAGGTGTGCGTGGTGAGGGCGGTATCTTGATTAATAGCCAGGGTGAGCGCTTCATGGAGCGTTATGCGCCAACTTTGAAAGACTTGGCGCCACGTGATTTCGTATCACGCTCCATGGATCAAGAGATTAAGGAAGGTCGTGGTTGCGGTCCAAACAAAGACCACGTTCTACTCGATTTGCGTCATATAGGTGCGGATACGATTCAAAAACGTTTGCCATCGATTTTGGAAATTGGTCATAAGTTTGCAAACGTGGATGCGACGAAAGAACCAATCCCAGTCGTACCAACGATTCACTACCAAATGGGCGGTATTCCAACCAATATCCACGGCCAAGTTGTGACGACCAAAGATGGCGTGAACACCGTGGTCAACGGTTTGTATGCAATCGGTGAATGCGCTTGCGTTTCTGTGCATGGCGCGAATCGCTTGGGTACCAACTCTTTGCTCGACTTGATCGTATTCGGTCGCGCGGCTGGTAACCATGTTGTGGCGAGTAACTTGAAAGCGCGCAGCAATAAAGATTTGCCGAAAGATGCGGCAGATCTGGCTTTGTCTCGTTTGAATAAGCTCGAAACCAGCACTGGTTCCGAGCGTGTACAAGATGTGGCGAATGCGATTCGTAGCACGATGCAACAATATTGCGGCGTGTTCCGTACCGACGAATTGTTGGCGACTGGCGTACAAAAAATTATGGAATTGGATGAGCGTCGCAAGCACGTTTCGTTCAAAGACAAGTCCAAAGTATTTAACACTGCGCGTGTTGAAGCCTTAGAGTTGGATAACTTGATCGAAACGGCAAAAGCAACGATTACATCAGCGAATGCACGTAAAGAGTCTCGTGGTGCGCATGCTCACCGCGACTATGAAAAACGTGATGATCAAAACTGGATGAAACATACTTTGTGGTACTCCGAAGGCAATCGCCTTGACTACAAACCAGTTGTCACTAAACCGCTGACTGTTGAAACCTTCCAGCCTAAAGCTCGTACCTTCTAA
- the sdhD gene encoding succinate dehydrogenase, hydrophobic membrane anchor protein — protein MANNNIGPKRLVVGAGYGLRDWLAQRATAILMALYTVVLLVLFLTAQSFSYDAWVGIFSMQWFKLFTFTVIVALLYHAWVGVRDIWMDYVTHSVVLRLVLQVATIAWLIASAGYAAQILWRV, from the coding sequence ATGGCAAATAATAACATCGGTCCAAAACGCCTCGTGGTTGGCGCAGGTTATGGTCTGCGCGACTGGTTAGCGCAGCGCGCAACTGCGATTTTGATGGCACTCTACACAGTTGTTTTGTTGGTTCTGTTCTTGACCGCACAAAGCTTTTCTTATGATGCATGGGTAGGTATTTTCTCCATGCAATGGTTTAAATTATTCACCTTCACCGTCATCGTGGCACTGTTGTATCACGCATGGGTTGGTGTGCGTGATATTTGGATGGATTACGTGACCCATTCTGTGGTTTTGCGTTTGGTTTTACAGGTCGCCACGATCGCGTGGTTGATCGCTAGTGCTGGTTATGCCGCACAGATTTTGTGGAGAGTATAA
- the sdhC gene encoding succinate dehydrogenase, cytochrome b556 subunit produces MSEVSNKKRRYGVMRLVDATGYRLPLAGVVSILHRISGIFMFALLPFVLYLLDRSLQSEMTFAMLHFFVAQPIVKLILLALVWSYLHHFCAGLRHLMMDFHYGLDKDSARQSAVTVLIVSLGLTALVGLKLFGVF; encoded by the coding sequence ATGTCCGAAGTTTCAAACAAAAAGCGGCGTTACGGGGTAATGCGCTTGGTCGATGCGACCGGTTATCGATTGCCGTTGGCCGGTGTGGTCTCGATTTTGCACCGTATCAGCGGCATTTTTATGTTCGCACTATTGCCATTCGTGTTGTATCTGCTTGATCGCAGTCTGCAATCTGAGATGACTTTTGCGATGTTGCACTTCTTTGTGGCGCAACCAATCGTGAAATTGATTTTGTTGGCACTGGTGTGGTCGTATCTGCACCATTTTTGCGCGGGTCTTCGCCATTTGATGATGGATTTTCACTATGGCTTGGATAAAGACAGCGCTCGTCAGTCTGCTGTGACTGTGTTGATCGTTAGCCTTGGCTTGACTGCTTTGGTTGGCTTGAAATTATTTGGAGTGTTTTAA
- a CDS encoding GntR family transcriptional regulator, whose amino-acid sequence MRSMIPNNTSSSANYDADSSSVGESVAPSLAPTFSPLYQQIKGLITQSLQSGEWKPGELIPSEMELATRFKVSQGTVRKAIDELSAENLVVRRQGKGTFVATHHEAKSQFRFLRLVPDNGERNHPENRILEVKRVRAPAEVARRLEMKSGETVVFIKRVQSFGGVPTILEELWLPGVIFKGLTMERLNEYKGPMYALFESEFGTHMIRAEEELRAVNADQDIAQSLGIEVGQALLSVERISFTYGDKAVELRRGLYLTNAHHYRNELS is encoded by the coding sequence TTGCGGTCTATGATTCCTAATAACACATCATCAAGTGCAAATTATGATGCTGATTCATCTTCTGTGGGTGAGTCGGTCGCGCCGTCGTTGGCGCCGACCTTTAGCCCTTTGTATCAGCAAATTAAGGGTTTGATTACGCAGAGTTTGCAAAGTGGTGAGTGGAAGCCTGGTGAGTTAATTCCAAGTGAAATGGAGTTGGCGACGCGTTTTAAGGTCAGTCAAGGAACCGTGCGCAAAGCGATTGATGAGCTTTCTGCGGAAAATTTGGTAGTGCGCCGTCAAGGGAAGGGTACCTTTGTCGCAACCCACCACGAGGCGAAATCGCAATTTCGTTTTCTGCGTTTGGTGCCTGATAACGGTGAGCGCAATCATCCTGAAAACCGTATTCTTGAGGTCAAGCGAGTGCGTGCCCCAGCTGAAGTGGCACGGCGCTTGGAAATGAAATCGGGCGAAACGGTGGTCTTTATCAAGCGTGTGCAGTCTTTTGGTGGGGTGCCGACCATTCTCGAAGAGTTGTGGCTGCCAGGTGTGATCTTCAAAGGCTTAACCATGGAGCGTTTGAATGAGTACAAAGGTCCTATGTACGCCTTGTTTGAGTCGGAATTCGGCACACACATGATTCGTGCAGAAGAAGAATTGCGCGCCGTAAATGCCGATCAAGACATCGCGCAGAGCCTAGGAATTGAAGTGGGGCAGGCTTTACTCAGCGTTGAAAGAATTTCCTTTACCTATGGTGATAAAGCGGTCGAGCTGCGTCGTGGTCTTTATTTGACGAACGCGCATCACTATCGCAATGAGTTGAGCTAA